TCTATTTGATCGGGCTGATGGAGACGAGAGAATAGGGTTGTGGATAAGAACTTCTCAAACATACCAATAATTAATGATATAACCAACATAGTAAAATTTATGGGGATGCTTGCTGGACGTATATCACCAACCCAACCCAGCACAATAATTGCCTTCCACCGCTGCAAATTGTAAAGGACAACGTAAAAGAGCTTTTAACCATGTGGTCGTGGGTTCAATTCTCGCATAAATGTGATGCCAAATAAGAAGATCCAATTACTGACTAGATAGAAATGATGACGAGATGAATTAAGAGTGAGGATCGCTTTCTTCAAAGGTGGATCCACTTGAATAAAAGAGGGctcaattgatttttatttttaattatttttatatatttatttaaattaattcttCATAAATTTAAGTATTGATCTCAAAAATTAATTGATTAGTAAATTATTGTGCACTTGTAGTTTATGACGTAGATCTTATTTTCccaaatttatgatttaattgttttatatgaatattaaatatattattttttaatacagtagaatatattatataatttatttatatattgacCTGGGAAAATTTTTTATCTGGATCCGCTACTGGCTTTCTCCGTCCTTACTCTAATGGAGAATCAGATTGAGATAAAAATTTTCTTGCTGAGAGCGAAGGGCAAGGTGGATTTTTCttcagaaattttcttttttttttaatatattttttgtttcAATTTATCATTAaacaatataaatttaattattaaaaaataaattaaaagttaaaaatataatcttaataataaatatatatttgtttgttcaaatataatatttaagtatttaaatacattaaaataaattaatttttaattaaaaaataataatatattattgagCATAGCAAATTTTAGAGATTCGAGATAAGAAGACTTCATCATTTCGGTCTCACACAATATTGAGATCgagatgaaataaaaaaaattaattaggtaTGAGGTGGAGCAGATCAGATACGAGAAGAATTGTCATTCTTACTATTAGTTGTTTATTACCTTAAGaaatgcaatttttttttattaataattacacATTTACAGCATTATATTTTGTTCATACCCATATATGCTAATCTAATTATAATGCATGTTGATAACAATTTAATTTTGGTAATATGCAAGTATTGAAGAAAATCTCATACTCAAAGAAATATTGGtaagaaaattataatatattcagATATGACCTGTAAAAATTTGGggtttttgaattgaattgagagGGATAAACATAATGGGATGGCATTAAATTCATAGACTTCATCATAATGTAAACTGTTAAGATTGTGCAATCATGACACTCATAAGAGTAAAAAGTGTCCCACAGTGACGAGCTATTTGCACAAAATACAAGAAGCATAAACATAGAAGAGGATGTGAGAATGGGTCGCCCTTATAGTTTTATGATGATCTGAACAAGTAGCAAGTTTTATGTAAGATAGGACGTAGACCCATTTGCATATCATATGTGCTGAGCTAAACTATCCCACTTGGTCCAGCTTAGCTGTATCCATATAATATTAGATTGTTTTGACTTTGGAaacttaataataataagaaggttgtcttgtaaaaaaaaaaaaaaaaaaaatccacggAACATTCGTGACCagcaccaccaccatcaccaccaAACCATAACCAAATTATAGAACATTGTGAGGTCTGCATCTTTCTCACTTCCCTTGCTATTCATTGAATAAATTACACCATGAAATCTTGCAGGGAAGCTTCTTCCTCTCCTTCTGCTTCTTCCCCTTCCAAGCTTTGACTTTTACGTCATTTTCTATTTCTCTTCTCTTGGAATTCTCAGCTGAAATGACTTAAATGTCTTGGTTTCTTGGGCTTGTCTGCTTGTTTCAATCTCATCGATTTTGTTTTAGGGCGATTAATACTATGATTTTTCACAGTGAAACCCACGTTTTGTGTTGACATGGATGTATCTGACTACCACAGCTGGAAGTTTAAACAAGTTTAATGCATTTTTGAATAAGGTATGACAGAAATTGCACAAAGCAGATCTACAACTGCTCAATCTCGCTCGATCTAGTAGCTGTGGCATGGACTTGGTCTTTGCTGTGAGATATGTATAGCGAGAAGCAGAAGTCCAAAACCAAGACGTTTCGTGGGTGGTTCACAAGAAAGAACAAGAGGGAAGAAGCACATGACCAGTTGAATGAAATTTCAGGTTCAACTTCTTTGTCATTCCTGTTCCTGCTTgatcatttttcttcttcttcttcttcctgaaGTAGATATGGTTTCAACTTCCAAGTGAAATGTTTTATTATAGATGAGAGTGAAGATGAAGTTGATAATCTGGATGACGGTTTTGATCAGTCATCGGATATTGATCCATGCACTTCAACCAACGAGCTAAGGTGAGGATATGCATCTTTTCTTTACAAATTATAGAACAAAAGCCGAGATAATTGTTTAATTATCCATCTCATAACTCTGTTGCATATGACAGAATCTTTGTTGGCACCTGGAATGTTGCCGGAAGGTCTCCAGTAGGAAGTCTAGCAGTAGATTTGGACGAGTGGTTAAATCTGAAGGATGCAGCTGATATGTATGTCCTCGGGTATGTAATATTACTAAGGGTTATCAAAATTTGAATCCATGGTCTGTATGCAATCCTTTAGAAATGCCACTTGACAGTAAAAAGCTTTCTTCACTTGCAGATTTCAAGAGATTGTACCATTAAAAACCAGAAACGTTATAGGAGCTGAGGACCCAACTGAAGCAACAAACTGGAACCTGCTTATAGGGAAAACACTGAATGATAAATATGGGTCCCCATGGTCAACCCCCATGAAAAATCCAATCTCAAGCTACCACTACCACTATGATAAGATCTCTGATTCAGAAAGGAGAACAAGTTTTAGTGGGCATTCTGGGATTCAGCTGTTGAGTTCACAAGATGAGAACTTATATGATGGCAATAAGTACAAGCTAATGGCAAGCAAGAAGATGGTTGGAGTGTTCATTAGTATATGGATGAAGAAGAAATTGCTTAGAAAGTACTGTGTTTCAAATGTGAAGTTTAGCTCAGTGGCTTGTGGCATCATGGGTTATTTGGGGAACAAAGGTTCAGTTTCAGTTAGCATGTCCATAGAAGGAACAAGTTTTTGCTTCATTGCTGCCCACCTAGCTTCTGGGGAGAAAAAAGGTGATGAAGGCAGAAGAAATCACCAAGTTTCAGAGATTTTTAGGCGAACTTCTTTCCCCCGATCCTCTGAAGACGATGATAATCCTCATCCTCTCACCATCTTAGGACATGAGTAAGTGGTCCTCTCAGCAATTGACTTACACaatataaggaaaaaaaaaaagctcgAATAGCAACATTTTATTCAATTATTCTAAGTTATCTGGTTTGGTGATTTTACCCAAGTTTTTAAGTCACAGAAATAGAGATTTGATTGTTTAAACAAAAATTCTTGCCACCACTGTAACTACTAATGATTGCATATAATCCATAAGGCTATagaagaaaaaattttataattcagcAAAAAGTTAGTATGATCAACAAGATTTGCAAGCAAATCTAACAATCTCACTTctacatttcaaaataattcacaTGATTACATGTTTCCATGAAAAAAATTATGTTATCTAATCAGGCTAAATTAGTTACAATCCATAAGATCTCTTTCCAAAATAAATGCTGCAAGGGAAGGATGGGAAGATATCTAAATTATTTGAAGAGATGAGCAATAAGAGCTTAACATGTATGCATTGAATTCAAAttctatctttaatgaaataagtGTCATAAATTGTGCAGTAGGATATTCTGGTTTGGAGATCTCAACTATAGATTGTATTTGGAAGACAACTTAGCCAGATATTTGATAAATAAGCAAGACTGGAAAGCATTGCAAGAATTTGATCAGCTTCGAAGAGAACTAGAGGATGGTGGAGCATTTCAGGGTTGGAGAGAGGGAAACATAGAATTTGCACCCACATACAAGTACGCTTCATCAAATTGCAATAGGTATTCAGGTGGCCTGCCTAGCAAATCAGGAGAAAAGCAAAGAACTCCTGCATGGTATAGTCTAATACTATAGATTGTTCTTATCATCATTGGCCACAACAGAGCCAACTTGAGTCCTTTTGCATTGCTTGAAAATCTAGCATTTAACTAAATAACTCATCTTTGCATTGTAGATTGTACAAATACCTTGAGCATTGTTGTGAATCTGGTGGCAGGTGTGATAGAATTCTATGGTATGGAAAAGGAGTCAAGCAACTTTCGTACTTTCGCAGCGAAAGCAAGTTCTCTGACCATCGTCCTGTTTCCGCTTTATTTTCTATACCGGTGGAAGTCATGAAGCCTACTAATCCAAGAGTCGTGCCAATGCAGACCATTCTTCCCACCATAACACCTCCCAGAAAAAGGGTAAGTTctgatattttattatatttatacctTATTTTATGAGGCTTTATATAGCGGTAATACTTCCAATACTTATACTAgcaaaacaataataataataataattgtgtGCATAAACTCAGCCATGATGTTGATATCAAGATAATTGTCATTTCAGGAGGCAGGCAACAGTAATGAAGAGACCAAATCAACCTTGCTATCACTAATGGGAAAAGATTTAATAGAAGCATCACCCACTAATATGCAAAAAGTATAGCCAAAACAGAGGATAGGATGTGCAGCTAGGGCTGGCTTTCTAGAGATATGCCATTTTCTCGTGATCTCCTTCCCTTCATTTTTTTCCACCCATTCCTTTGGGTTTTAAAGTGGAATTTATTAAGGAAAGCAAAGTTAATTAAATGAATGTATTCAGCATTCATTAATAACTAAATTATTTATGACCTTCAATCAAGTGTGATTAAAGTTGGATATCCAGCATAAAATTATAGCAATGGTTTCACCATTTGATTGGTTCAAACATTGTTGAACATACTGATGAAGCCAACATGAAAGTTAAATGCCAAAAATCAGTTGAAGAATCTTTTCCTCATTATTGAAGATTCTTTTCCACATTATTGTTAGTCCACAGTCTTTGTTAGAATAGAATACCAGGCCTCATTATCATCACTCTCCAGTGTAATAGAGAGTCCACCAAATATCAGGTAAGCGCCATAAATGCTATGTCCCTCGAGTACAATTTCATAGTACACAAGTTTTTTAACCAACATTTAAAACAAAGCAATAGCAAACAGAGTACTTAAAAGAGATCAATTCGCTTCATCAGCCTGAAGAATTCCACTCAGAGACTCCACATTATCTGTATGACAACTGGGACACACACATCTGTTCTGCAACTGCTCGCCAAGAGAAGCACAAGTCTGTTCCAATTCAGAAGTCTGCTTGTTTCGAgttaaaagaaatttgtggcagtACTCACGTGTCACAACCCAAGTTACTTGGAAAAGcaattcacaaaaattaatcataTAAGCCAAAATAACAGTCCAGTTGCGTACTTGCTTTCTTAACCAGACCTCAACTAGGTGCAAAATAACTAGCTCAGGCCAGCCCTTCCCAATATAAAAGTTGTGAAGGATATCTTGTCAAATCCAGCAGTGCTTTTGTTTCTTTCATTATCACCTCCATCAAAGAAACCTTCCTCTGAAGATCAACATATTCCTGCTGGACCTACAGGGATGCACAGATTGTTGTCCAAGAATAACATTGATAAACTTCCGattaaaaacaaaatttaaaattacgaACGCTTAAGTTGTTCTACAATTGGAAAATATTCAAGCCTTTGAAAGTGCACTTATATTAGTGTCCTTGATGCATAACTGACTTCTTACCTGCTTTTGGATACTCTGTTCTGCCAGGTATTCTTGCTCCTCTTTAGCTGTTTTAGAGACTAAATGGGCAAGTGTGTCCTCTAAAATTCTTGAATCAGTTTCTGTGAATACCTCCATTACAACTTTCTGGTCTGCTTCTGAAATGACTGCATTGTTTCATTTCCATAACAAATAatgggaaaaaaaaatatatctatCCCATCAAAGAATGTTCAGTGCTACTGAGAGGGAAGAAAGGGGAAGAAAAGTGGCTGCTGCTCTATGGATTGATATATCAGTTACCAGTATAAATGCCTTGCAATTTTACAACTACACGAATAGACATTGCTCgcaatagaatatatatatatatatatatatatatatatatatatatatatatatatatatatatatattattatagcAATGTCTATTCGTAGTTGTAAAATTGCAAGGCATTTATACTGGTAACTGATATATCAATCCATAGAGCAGCAGCCACTTTtcttcccatatatatatatatatatatatatatatatatatatatatatatatatatatatgcttccTCAATTATTTGACTGACAATTTTCTCAAATAAAAAATCTACAAAGAGCATTAATGATTCAACACAGTTTCGAAACttaactgtatatatatatatatatatatatatattctattgcGAGCAATGTCTATTCGTGTAGTTGTAAAATTGCAAGGCATTTATACTGGTAACTGATATATCAATCCATAGAGCAGCAGCCACTTTTCttcccctatatatatatatatatatatatatatatatatatatatatatatatatatatatgcttccTCAATTATTTGACTGACAATTTTCTCAAATAAAAAATCTACAAAGAGCATTAATGATTCAACACAGTTTCGAAACTTAACTGATAGATGGAAACTATTGTAATCATAAATCAAATAATTCTTTAATTCAAGCATGTATCTGGGTGTTGATTTTGGGATAAATTTTATCAATGgactctttttctttctttctttctttttttttttttgttgcaaaGTTTCAGATTATAATATTAGCAAGGTCATATTTTTTCAAAAgtgaaaacacttgattatatGCATCATATACTGAATCTTAACTGAGgcctttagaaaaaaaaaatccaaaaaattgAGTATCAACATCCACAAAAATAATAAACACAGATAAATTATGTCAACAGGATCAATAACTAGGACAGTGGAATAGTTTTAACATGGCCATCACCTGCTGCAATTCCATTGTTATTTGCTTTATGGAATTTGGATGCTACTCTGTCCTGGAAGTTCCTAAATCGACATGCAAGTTAACATATTAGTTGTTTCCACTACGAAGTACAGAATGTACATGGCTAAATCTAAAATAGCATGCTTATGGCAATAGTGTGACATCAATAAGGCAAAAAGAATATACATACAAATCTGCTCTAAGAACTTTCTTGTGACAAGATCAGCAAAGCTGTTATggaaaatataatatcaagttGCTTATGTCATTGAGTATCGAGTTTGCCAACATTTATGTAGTTTAGTATGATATTTTTGGTCCTTTGTTCTAGGCAAAGATATCAGTATACCAAGGGGGAAAGAAAACTCTATATGTGTTGCCCTTTTCCCCCACTATCCATATGGCACCTCCTCTCATGGATAGGTGGGGGTGGGGGGTTGCAGATCCCTTAATCTGGCATAGAGAAACAATTCTACCACCTACATTGTCTTATAAAAGATATTTGACGATGTTGTGTTCACACTTTCTTGATGATGAAAGCAACATCAGCAAACCACACAACAGACGTGCTCTTACTTTTTCCTTAATGCTTTACTAGCTTGATTaaatacataattaaaaaaaaaggtaaaagaaAAAGCAGCAGCTTTCAGGGGATTGATTGAGG
The Hevea brasiliensis isolate MT/VB/25A 57/8 chromosome 18, ASM3005281v1, whole genome shotgun sequence genome window above contains:
- the LOC110645820 gene encoding type IV inositol polyphosphate 5-phosphatase 6 isoform X2 yields the protein MYSEKQKSKTKTFRGWFTRKNKREEAHDQLNEISVKCFIIDESEDEVDNLDDGFDQSSDIDPCTSTNELRIFVGTWNVAGRSPVGSLAVDLDEWLNLKDAADMYVLGFQEIVPLKTRNVIGAEDPTEATNWNLLIGKTLNDKYGSPWSTPMKNPISSYHYHYDKISDSERRTSFSGHSGIQLLSSQDENLYDGNKYKLMASKKMVGVFISIWMKKKLLRKYCVSNVKFSSVACGIMGYLGNKGSVSVSMSIEGTSFCFIAAHLASGEKKGDEGRRNHQVSEIFRRTSFPRSSEDDDNPHPLTILGHEIFWFGDLNYRLYLEDNLARYLINKQDWKALQEFDQLRRELEDGGAFQGWREGNIEFAPTYKYASSNCNRYSGGLPSKSGEKQRTPAWCDRILWYGKGVKQLSYFRSESKFSDHRPVSALFSIPVEVMKPTNPRVVPMQTILPTITPPRKREAGNSNEETKSTLLSLMGKDLIEASPTNMQKV
- the LOC110645820 gene encoding type IV inositol polyphosphate 5-phosphatase 6 isoform X1 produces the protein MYSEKQKSKTKTFRGWFTRKNKREEAHDQLNEISVKCFIIDESEDEVDNLDDGFDQSSDIDPCTSTNELRIFVGTWNVAGRSPVGSLAVDLDEWLNLKDAADMYVLGFQEIVPLKTRNVIGAEDPTEATNWNLLIGKTLNDKYGSPWSTPMKNPISSYHYHYDKISDSERRTSFSGHSGIQLLSSQDENLYDGNKYKLMASKKMVGVFISIWMKKKLLRKYCVSNVKFSSVACGIMGYLGNKGSVSVSMSIEGTSFCFIAAHLASGEKKGDEGRRNHQVSEIFRRTSFPRSSEDDDNPHPLTILGHDRIFWFGDLNYRLYLEDNLARYLINKQDWKALQEFDQLRRELEDGGAFQGWREGNIEFAPTYKYASSNCNRYSGGLPSKSGEKQRTPAWCDRILWYGKGVKQLSYFRSESKFSDHRPVSALFSIPVEVMKPTNPRVVPMQTILPTITPPRKREAGNSNEETKSTLLSLMGKDLIEASPTNMQKV
- the LOC110645820 gene encoding type IV inositol polyphosphate 5-phosphatase 6 isoform X3 → MYSEKQKSKTKTFRGWFTRKNKREEAHDQLNEISDESEDEVDNLDDGFDQSSDIDPCTSTNELRIFVGTWNVAGRSPVGSLAVDLDEWLNLKDAADMYVLGFQEIVPLKTRNVIGAEDPTEATNWNLLIGKTLNDKYGSPWSTPMKNPISSYHYHYDKISDSERRTSFSGHSGIQLLSSQDENLYDGNKYKLMASKKMVGVFISIWMKKKLLRKYCVSNVKFSSVACGIMGYLGNKGSVSVSMSIEGTSFCFIAAHLASGEKKGDEGRRNHQVSEIFRRTSFPRSSEDDDNPHPLTILGHDRIFWFGDLNYRLYLEDNLARYLINKQDWKALQEFDQLRRELEDGGAFQGWREGNIEFAPTYKYASSNCNRYSGGLPSKSGEKQRTPAWCDRILWYGKGVKQLSYFRSESKFSDHRPVSALFSIPVEVMKPTNPRVVPMQTILPTITPPRKREAGNSNEETKSTLLSLMGKDLIEASPTNMQKV
- the LOC110645820 gene encoding type IV inositol polyphosphate 5-phosphatase 6 isoform X4 yields the protein MYSEKQKSKTKTFRGWFTRKNKREEAHDQLNEISDESEDEVDNLDDGFDQSSDIDPCTSTNELRIFVGTWNVAGRSPVGSLAVDLDEWLNLKDAADMYVLGFQEIVPLKTRNVIGAEDPTEATNWNLLIGKTLNDKYGSPWSTPMKNPISSYHYHYDKISDSERRTSFSGHSGIQLLSSQDENLYDGNKYKLMASKKMVGVFISIWMKKKLLRKYCVSNVKFSSVACGIMGYLGNKGSVSVSMSIEGTSFCFIAAHLASGEKKGDEGRRNHQVSEIFRRTSFPRSSEDDDNPHPLTILGHEIFWFGDLNYRLYLEDNLARYLINKQDWKALQEFDQLRRELEDGGAFQGWREGNIEFAPTYKYASSNCNRYSGGLPSKSGEKQRTPAWCDRILWYGKGVKQLSYFRSESKFSDHRPVSALFSIPVEVMKPTNPRVVPMQTILPTITPPRKREAGNSNEETKSTLLSLMGKDLIEASPTNMQKV
- the LOC110645820 gene encoding type IV inositol polyphosphate 5-phosphatase 6 isoform X5, which encodes MYSEKQKSKTKTFRGWFTRKNKREEAHDQLNEISVKCFIIDESEDEVDNLDDGFDQSSDIDPCTSTNELRIFVGTWNVAGRSPVGSLAVDLDEWLNLKDAADMYVLGFQEIVPLKTRNVIGAEDPTEATNWNLLIGKTLNDKYGSPWSTPMKNPISSYHYHYDKISDSERRTSFSGHSGIQLLSSQDENLYDGNKYKLMASKKMVGVFISIWMKKKLLRKYCVSNVKFSSVACGIMGYLGNKGSVSVSMSIEGTSFCFIAAHLASGEKKGDEGRRNHQVSEIFRRTSFPRSSEDDDNPHPLTILGHDRIFWFGDLNYRLYLEDNLARYLINKQDWKALQEFDQLRRELEDGGAFQGWREGNIEFAPTYKYASSNCNRYSGGLPSKSGEKQRTPA
- the LOC110645819 gene encoding uncharacterized protein LOC110645819 isoform X2; translation: MAGMDPQRQLLTLIRDCASEKSQGERRVVGLKKRIEELRSELEVANAELEGSKRLKETTEQELKGYEVELAMNIASIQALEGRISQIQDEISSIGSEVERLQNEERAERDKFIGQMFELNTRIRNFQDRVASKFHKANNNGIAAEADQKVVMEVFTETDSRILEDTLAHLVSKTAKEEQEYLAEQSIQKQVQQEYVDLQRKVSLMEVIMKETKALLDLTRQTSELEQTCASLGEQLQNRCVCPSCHTDNVESLSGILQADEAN
- the LOC110645819 gene encoding uncharacterized protein LOC110645819 isoform X1, with the translated sequence MAGMDPQRQLLTLIRDCASEKSQGERRVVGLKKRIEELRSELEVANAELEGSKRLKETTEQELKGYEVELAMNIASIQALEGRISQIQDEISSIGSEVERLQNEERAERDKFIGQMFELNTRIRNFQDRVASKFHKANNNGIAAVISEADQKVVMEVFTETDSRILEDTLAHLVSKTAKEEQEYLAEQSIQKQVQQEYVDLQRKVSLMEVIMKETKALLDLTRQTSELEQTCASLGEQLQNRCVCPSCHTDNVESLSGILQADEAN
- the LOC110645819 gene encoding uncharacterized protein LOC110645819 isoform X3 gives rise to the protein MAGMDPQRQLLTLIRDCASEKSQGERRVVGLKKRIEELRSELEVANAELEGSKRLKETTEQELKGYEVELAMNIASIQALEGRISQIQDEISSIGSEVERLQNEERAERDKFIGQMFELNTRIRNFQDRVASKFHKANNNGIAADQKVVMEVFTETDSRILEDTLAHLVSKTAKEEQEYLAEQSIQKQVQQEYVDLQRKVSLMEVIMKETKALLDLTRQTSELEQTCASLGEQLQNRCVCPSCHTDNVESLSGILQADEAN